In Platichthys flesus chromosome 21, fPlaFle2.1, whole genome shotgun sequence, the following are encoded in one genomic region:
- the LOC133932639 gene encoding protein shisa-2, whose amino-acid sequence MWGGGFPASVTVVVTFLLVIIEVKASGEYCHGWHDSQGAWKEGFQCPEKIDADDSIICCGKCELRYCCASTDARLDQGSCDNDRQAQEPGTESKDNKDSGAVPIYVPFLIVGSVFVAFILVGSVIAVCCCRCLRPKQELSSGGASGGGPGGGRLLETIPMMASTSRGSSSRQSSTATSSSSSAPPSAPRPGPPPLMRAQASCCLPPDASVFVNMPTNFSVLNCQQATQIMPHQGQFLHPQYISYAHPQAAAYLDPIHGGYRPLQSPCPPPPGGSSVIGDQKYPPVTV is encoded by the exons ATGTGGGGCGGAGGGTTCCCGGCGTCTGTCACCGTGGTTGTGACATTCCTCCTGGTCATCATCGAGGTGAAAGCGAGCGGGGAGTATTGCCACGGCTGGCACGACTCCCAGGGCGCGTGGAAGGAAGGGTTCCAGTGCCCCGAGAAGATCGACGCAGACGACTCGATAATCTGCTGTGGGAAATGCGAACTGCGCTACTGTTGCGCCAGCACGGACGCGCGTCTGGATCAGGGGAGCTGTGACAACGACCGACAGGCGCAGGAGCCCGGGACTGAGAGCAAGGACAACAAGGACTCCGGGGCAG tACCCATCTACGTGCCGTTCCTGATAGTGGGCTCGGTGTTCGTGGCCTTCATCCTGGTGGGATCTGTGATCGCCGtgtgctgctgccgctgcctccGGCCCAAACAGGAACTGTCGTCAGGAGGGGCGTCAGGAGGCGGGCCCGGCGGCGGGCGCCTCCTGGAAACCATCCCCATGATGGCGAGCACTTCCAGAGGCTCGTCATCGCGCCAGTCCAGCACGGCCACCTCATCCAGCTCCTCTGCCCCACCCTCCGCACCACGCCCTGGTCCCCCTCCTCTCATGCGGGCTCAGGCCTCTTGCTGTCTGCCGCCTGACGCCAGCGTCTTTGTCAACATGCCCACCAATTTCTCTGTACTCAACTGCCAGCAGGCCACCCAAATCATGCCTCACCAGGGACAGTTCCTCCACCCGCAGTACATTAGCTACGCTCACCCCCAAGCTGCAGCCTACCTGGACCCCATCCATGGAGGATACAGGCCCCTGCAGTCCCCGTGCCCTCCTCCCCCCGGGGGGTCGAGTGTCATCGGTGACCAGAAATACCCTCCAGTGACAGTGTGA